A window of the Spirochaetota bacterium genome harbors these coding sequences:
- the guaB gene encoding IMP dehydrogenase — protein MGDKRYMDGFSAEEIFTKENGFAYNDFIILPGYIDFAPDDVILESNLTRNVRIKNPLVSSPMDTVTDSRMAIGLALLGGIGIIHYNNTIEEQASEVRKVKRFENGFINNPIILAPGNTIADIDAIKAKYGFSGIPITEDGKLNSLLLGIVSNRDIDFESDRSKKLIDVMTTDLVTAKKGISLSEANQILKNSKKGKLPIVDDKGRLVALMSRKDLVKNREYPLASKDPRKQLMVGAAISTRDESRERLAALVEAGVNVVVVDAAQGNSIYETDMIKYIKKKYPDIEVIGGNVVTMEQSENIIKAGADALRIGMGPGSICTTQTTMAVGRAQATAVYRTAKMAREYSVPVIADGGISTIGHIAKALALGASSVMMGSMFAGTNEAPGEYFYENGVRLKKYRGMASQEALEAGGAKRYFAEDTKIKVVQGVSGTVLDKGSIFEFVPYLLQGLKHSFQDMGTRDMTVLHERLRAGTLRFELRSPSAQLEGGVHDMYSYKEPKYM, from the coding sequence ATGGGAGATAAACGATATATGGACGGTTTTTCCGCAGAAGAAATATTCACAAAGGAAAACGGCTTCGCCTACAATGACTTCATCATTTTGCCCGGCTATATAGATTTCGCGCCGGACGACGTCATCCTCGAATCCAACCTTACCAGGAACGTCCGCATTAAAAATCCCCTGGTGTCCAGTCCCATGGATACAGTTACGGATTCGAGAATGGCCATCGGCCTTGCCCTCCTCGGCGGCATCGGGATCATACATTATAACAATACCATCGAGGAACAGGCGTCGGAAGTCAGGAAGGTCAAGCGCTTCGAGAACGGCTTTATCAACAATCCCATCATCCTCGCTCCCGGCAACACCATAGCCGATATAGACGCCATCAAGGCGAAATACGGGTTCTCCGGCATCCCTATTACCGAAGACGGGAAGCTCAATTCCCTGCTACTGGGGATCGTGTCGAACCGCGATATCGATTTCGAATCCGACCGCTCCAAGAAGCTCATTGATGTCATGACGACAGACCTGGTCACCGCCAAGAAGGGGATATCCCTGAGCGAGGCGAACCAGATTTTAAAGAATTCGAAGAAAGGAAAGCTCCCTATAGTCGATGACAAGGGGCGCCTCGTCGCCCTCATGTCGCGGAAAGACCTCGTGAAGAACCGCGAGTATCCACTCGCGTCAAAGGACCCGCGCAAGCAGCTCATGGTCGGCGCCGCCATATCGACGAGGGACGAATCCCGGGAACGCCTGGCGGCCCTCGTGGAAGCGGGCGTTAACGTCGTGGTGGTGGACGCCGCCCAGGGAAACTCGATATACGAGACCGATATGATCAAGTACATCAAGAAGAAATACCCGGATATCGAGGTCATCGGCGGAAATGTGGTCACCATGGAGCAGAGCGAGAACATCATCAAGGCGGGGGCGGACGCGCTCCGCATCGGCATGGGCCCCGGCTCCATCTGCACGACCCAGACGACCATGGCCGTGGGCCGCGCCCAGGCGACGGCCGTGTACCGGACCGCCAAGATGGCCCGGGAATATTCGGTGCCCGTCATAGCGGACGGCGGCATTTCCACCATCGGCCACATCGCCAAGGCCCTTGCCCTGGGGGCGTCATCGGTCATGATGGGCTCCATGTTCGCCGGCACCAACGAGGCGCCGGGCGAGTACTTTTACGAGAACGGCGTGCGCCTCAAGAAGTACCGCGGCATGGCTTCCCAGGAGGCGCTGGAGGCGGGCGGCGCCAAGCGTTATTTCGCCGAGGACACCAAGATCAAGGTGGTCCAGGGCGTGTCCGGCACGGTCCTCGATAAGGGCTCCATCTTCGAATTCGTGCCGTACCTCCTTCAGGGCCTGAAACACTCATTCCAGGACATGGGGACCAGGGACATGACGGTGCTCCATGAGC
- a CDS encoding YkgJ family cysteine cluster protein, with product MGHCKRRGYCCQDVRLAESPDMLRTAYEYWKKSPKIDPNFSEIFLIFPMLVFKFEKPEEDLPYHYYCKHYTTDEAGTPTCSIHPFRPRMCRDFPYYDDVKHLVRDEPLSPYEGCGYNDPD from the coding sequence ATGGGTCATTGCAAACGAAGGGGATACTGCTGCCAGGACGTGCGCCTCGCCGAGTCGCCGGACATGCTCCGGACGGCCTACGAATACTGGAAAAAATCGCCCAAAATAGACCCGAACTTTTCGGAAATATTTCTTATTTTCCCCATGCTCGTGTTCAAGTTTGAAAAACCGGAAGAGGACCTTCCCTATCATTATTATTGCAAGCACTACACGACCGACGAGGCCGGGACCCCGACCTGCTCCATCCATCCTTTCCGCCCGCGCATGTGCAGGGATTTTCCCTACTATGATGACGTAAAGCACCTGGTCAGGGACGAGCCCCTCTCTCCCTATGAAGGGTGTGGCTATAACGATCCTGATTGA